A window from Citrus sinensis cultivar Valencia sweet orange chromosome 5, DVS_A1.0, whole genome shotgun sequence encodes these proteins:
- the LOC102615999 gene encoding catalase-like, with protein MDPYKLLPSTTHNAPFMTTNAGAPVWNDNHSLTVGSRGPVLLEDYHLVEKLAHFARERIPERVVHARGASAKGFFECTHDISHLTCADLFRAPGVQTPVIVRFSTVIHERGSPETLRDPRGFAVKFYTREGNWDLLGNSIPVFFIRDAIKFPDVIHAFKPNPKSHIQEYWRILDFCSHLPESLSTFSWFFDDVGIPQDYRHMEGFGVQTFTLVNKNGKVHYVKFHWKPTCGVKCLIDDEEAVKVGGSNHSHATQDLYDSIAAGNYPEWKLYIQTIDPDHEDQFDFDPLDVTKWWPEDIIPLQPVGRLVLNKNIDNFFAENEMLAFNPGIVVPGIYYSNDKMLQCRIFAYGDTQRHRLGPNYLMLPVNAPKCPHRNNHYDGFMNFMHRDEEVDYFPSRYDPTRHAERYPIPSDVITGRREKACIEKENNFKQPGERYRSWAPDRQERFLNRWIKALCDPRVTHEVRSIWVSYWSQADRSLGQKLASRLNVRPSI; from the exons ATGGATCCCTACAAA TTGCTTCCGTCAACTACTCACAATGCCCCCTTTATGACTACAAATGCCGGCGCTCCTGTCTGGAACGACAATCACTCCTTGACTGTTGGAAGTAGAG GTCCTGTCCTTCTTGAGGATTATCATCTGGTGGAGAAACTAGCTCATTTTGCCAGGGAGAGGATTCCAGAACGTGTCGTCCATGCTAGGGGAGCCAGTGCTAAGGGTTTCTTTGAGTGCACCCATGATATTTCTCACCTTACTTGTGCTGATCTTTTTCGAGCTCCAGGGGTTCAGACACCTGTCATTGTTCGCTTCTCCACTGTTATCCATGAGCGGGGCAGCCCTGAGACACTCAGGGATCCTCGAGGATTTGCAGTCAAGTTTTACACCAGAGAG GGTAATTGGGATCTTCTGGGTAACAGTATCCCTGTTTTTTTCATCCGTGATGCAATCAAATTCCCAGATGTGATCCATGCTTTTAAACCTAATCCAAAGTCTCACATCCAAGAGTACTGGAGGATCCTCGACTTCTGCTCCCACCTTCCTGAAAGCTTGTCCACATTTTCCTGGTTCTTTGATGATGTGGGTATTCCACAAGATTACAGGCACATGGAAGGCTTCGGTGTTCAAACTTTTACACTGGTCAATAAGAATGGGAAAGTGCACTATGTGAAATTCCACTGGAAACCAACTTGTGGAGTTAAGTGTTTGATAGATGATGAAGAAGCAGTAAAGGTTGGTGGATCTAATCACAGCCACGCTACTCAGGATCTCTACGACTCAATTGCAGCTGGAAACTATCCTGAGTGGAAACTCTACATTCAGACTATTGATCCCGATCACGAGGACCAATTTGACTTTGACCCACTGGACGTAACCAAGTGGTGGCCTGAGGACATCATCCCTCTGCAGCCAGTTGGACGCTTGGTCTTGAACAAGAACATCGATAATTTCTTTGcggaaaatgaaatgcttgCATTTAACCCTGGTATCGTGGTTCCTGGGATCTACTACTCAAATGATAAGATGCTCCAATGTCGAATCTTTGCCTATGGTGATACCCAGAGGCATCGCCTTGGACCCAACTACTTGATGCTTCCAGTTAATGCACCCAAATGTCCTCATCGCAACAATCATTATGATGGTTTCATGAATTTCATGCACAGGGATGAGGAG GTCGATTACTTTCCTTCGAGGTATGATCCTACTCGTCATGCTGAGAGATATCCCATTCCTTCTGATGTAATTACAGGAAGGCGTGAGAAG GCTTGCATTGAGAAGGAAAACAACTTCAAGCAGCCTGGAGAGAGATACCGATCCTGGGCCCCAGACAG GCAAGAGAGGTTCCTTAATCGATGGATTAAGGCTTTATGTGACCCACGTGTCACCCATGAGGTTCGCAGCATATGGGTCTCTTACTGGTCTCAG GCCGACAGATCTCTGGGTCAGAAGCTAGCTTCTCGTCTCAATGTGAGGCCAAGCATTTGA